The Fusarium oxysporum f. sp. lycopersici 4287 supercont2.59 genomic scaffold, whole genome shotgun sequence genomic interval GAAAAAGCAGTCGGTTGAGCAAGAGTTTTTTAGTCAATACCCAAAATCTTAATTGAATTGAAGCTATTTTCATAATTTGAGAATTAATCTATATAATGCGTTGGAACGGAAATGAAGCTATCGCAGGTGGGGCGGTGTGGAGGGGTGGGCGGAGTGGTGGTCAGATACGTTAGGTAAGTTGAATTTCGAGATCGCGGGGTAAGTGAGAACAGAACCCCAAAGGCGTCCCGCCCCCAAAGTGATCTGCAGACGATAGGACACATATCTTGACGTGTTCTGCTGTTAATAGATGATTTTCAGGCAGTCAGTTAAACCTCATATTTACAGTCGCTTTTATCTCAGACAGAGACACTATGAAGTTAGTCAAGCACCTGCCTTAGTCCCCCATCTTGTAATAGTCGCCTTATGTCATTGAAGCTCACCAACTCGATAGACTCGATATCGCAAAGCTTACAGCTTTCCTAGTGGCCAATTCCACAGGCACTGGTGTTCTTGTTTGCCCTGGCGGTGGTTATAGCCATGTCTCTATTGTCAAGGAAGGTTACACTCCAGCTGCATACCTTAATAAGCTTGGTATTGATGCGTGGGTTCTCGATTATACTACGACATCTAATGCAACTGCACCTATTTATCCAAAACCCGAGGATGAGGTCTTCGCTGCTCTCAAGAAAATACGTCATGATAACCCCAAAATCGAGAAGCTTGGCATTTGGGGCTTCTCAGCAGGCGGCCACCTTGCATCCACAACCCTCACCAACCCTAAGGCCGGCCTGGATTTTGGCATCCTCGCATATCCCGTGATTACCTTGGAAGGCAACTATACGCATATCGGCTCTCGCGACAATCTCGTCGGGCCCAACGCGACGGCCGAGGAGCTGCACGATCTATCAGCGCAGAACCTGGTCTCTGACACAACACCCCCGACATTTTTGTTCCATACCTTCGACGACCAAGCTGTTCCAGTGCAAAACACTCTCATGTTTGCTGAAGCCATGGCAGCCCATAAGAGAAAAGCTCAGGTTTTGATTTTACCAAATGGTCCACATGGTCTCGGATTGGCTCTTGATGACCCTGTACGCAGTTGGACATCCGAATTAACACGATTTCTCACATATTCAATCTAGAAGGGATCAAACAGAGACAAGTAGTATTGCACAGAGGCCTGTGGTTATAGTAAACATAgtaaacctagctataatAAAAGAGATTTCTCCCAACACGTTCAATATTCATAGTCATCTATGCAGACAGTATAAGCTTCGTAGTTGTAATATCTTGAGATATTAATTACTGACTTtgtcttttttattaataaaaactaGTTTAGATAAACTTACAGCAATATCATCGCTGCTCCCGAAGGCTGTAGTTAAGAAATTGTTTTTCTTGTATAAGATGCAAATAAAGGTCGAACTTTCTTATCTTGTAACATTGATGAAATCTGCTCTCTTCAAATTCAGGTTATGCATATGTCTCTTTGGTGAGAAAAACCTCAGCTGGCcataataaaattattaccATCTGATCAGTCTAGGCCTTTCATTTCATTCATGCATCCCTGAATAGCGCTCAGCACCCTCGTAGCGCTATGTACAATAGCGCGTTTCGGGTGGATATTTTCGTCTACCACGGCGACGCGATTGGGCAAGATGTCGATCTAGACCACGAGAACCCCGAGGCAAATTCAGTAGGTCCAAAAGGGTCATCAATAGCTTCAAAATTGACCAGCTCAGCGGCAGCCACGATGTACAGGGGAGACAGCAGCTGATGCTATTTAATGACTCGTTGCGCTGTGGTATCCTCGTTCTTGTCATCTTTCGCCAACTCCTTTTTGTCGGCTAAAAGTCGAGTTTGCAAAAATGAAGTTCTTTGGAATCCTCGCGCCCTTGGGCATGATCGTCGTAGGTGCTGACGCTGCTTTTTGGAACCCATTTATTCGGAGCCCCGATGTTTGTTATAATGGTATGTTAATCTACTAGCGAAGTCGTGCCATTGGCTAACGAAGCGCTCTGACAGCTGTTGCGCAGCCCAACAATAAGCAGCGTACCTCTGACTGCAAGTCATTTCTTCTCACTACAATAACTCCCAAGAAGGCGTATGATATTCCAACTCGGTCTAGATGCTGCAAAAACTAATGCAACGTGCATAGCACCATTTACAAAACAACTACAATCACCAAGAAGACCCCGACCGTCAGAAAGTCAATCACCGTCACCAGTACCTCATCCGCCATCGCTACGAGCGTAAGCTCCGTCGTGCAGACCATCACAGACAACATCGTCGTGACACGGACCGTGGAACAAACCAAATTTGTGACTGAACAGGCCACGGCGACAATCACAACCCAGGGTGCCGATCTCAACTCGCCTTTCAAGCACAAACGCTCTGTACCTCACATCCCAGAATACCTCAACAGCATATGCACAAACTCCGCTCAGTACTCATCGGCTTGCTCCCGCATCGGTGTCACTGCCAAGACAGTCAACGGCCCTAGAGTAACTGTCGTCTCTAAGATAATTCACGTCAAGATCCCACGCGCCAGCACCGTCAGGACAACGGTCAGCACCACCTGGGTCACTCAGACGGTAAAGACCACTGTCGTCTTGAAGACTTACAGCACCGAAGAAGTCACCAAGACTATCGATGTCGTCACTGACGATGTCACTATCGCTACCAAGACCGTCACCGAGACTACGACAAAGACCGAAACAGCCGAGCCACTCCAGACAGTTAAGTTGATTGCAATTGGTAGCAATGATCCCTCGCTCGCAACTTCAGGCTCGCTTGGCTTTTCATTCCTTGAGTCCTCCCAAGGCACCAGTTTTTACGTGGACTTCAACTCTGATGCCTCGACCGTTCAGCAATATACCGTACACAAGGGAACCGGCGAAGTGAAAGCACTCAACGGACCAGGCAGTGCAGCTGGCCAGTCTGCTTCGTACAACTTCTCACCCGGAAGTGGAAACCCCTACGGCTCTGTCATGATCCAGGGCAAGGGTGCGCCGCCCTTGGTTTGCAAGGTCGCAGATGGAACGGGATATCAATATCTACAGTGCAAATTCAGCAGCAACCAGATCGCCGACTTTTGGACATGTAAACAGCGTTTGTTATTGGTCTACCCAGGGTATGACTTATCCCGCTGTTATATGGATGGCAATGTTTACACGGGTTATAAAATTCCTATCATTCGAGTGTCAACCAACTAAGATATCATATGTATTAGCTTTCACTGCTTCTTCACAGTTAGTTAGATTGAGCCTCGATATATTTCTTTGTCTAGTTTTTTGCATATAGACTCGGGAATGCCGGAAAGCTACCAAAATAGCTTCAAATACTGCAGACATAATTTGGCCGTTTTCTTTCTAATTATTGCAGATTTAGACTTCTGCTGCAAGGCCGGATTAAATATTCATCGGGACAGCCTGACATTTTCCCGCACTCCTCGAGATTAACTAGCCATTGGTGCACTATTTCAATATGCAAGAgaataaagagatatataaatGAAAGTAAAGTGATCTCAAGAGTAACCCCGCATTAGAAATTAAAGATATCTAAATACATTCAAAAGAAGTCTTTAAAAGTGCACGCCATCGCGTAGCTGTAGCTGtgccatcaacctcatccaaTGTCTTGCACAATCTGCCCTCCCCACCATCTGGAAACACATAAATACCCCCTAGTGAGTCAATATCCTCTAACCACTGGAACGGGGCCCATGGCATTTTTCCATAACAAAAGTCGAGCCATGCAGCTTGAATCTGGCCCACGGTAGACACCCAGTTCTCAAGGTGTTTGACTGGGACCTGGTCTTCTGCTGGGTTGAAGAGGAAAATGTCATTAATACCATGATTGGCTCTCTTATAGCCAAGTGGCCAATTCTTGTATGGGTTTGTAGCTTGAATCTCGTAGAGAAGCACATGTGCCGCATTAGCGGCATGGTCGTGCGCAATCTGATGCTTCTTGATGACCGTTGCCGAATACATTGGTGGAGTACGGAATGCCACATCCGCCATCAGGCCTGCCAGGTCCTCAAAAGAGTCTAAGCAAGACTTGTCTCGACTCAGATTATACGCTTGGGCAACTTCAGGGACACAGAAAGGACTGTCGCCAGAGTTCAATTGAGGAGTCATGGCGCTACCTGCGAGTACCTCCTGCGCAATGGGGAGTATCTCTGCCTCTGGTCGAGGTGGAGGCGGCAGAGGCTTTGACAGATCAGACAATAGCATCAATGTTAGATCTCGCTCATACTCCGTTGCACCAATCATTAGGTTCGGTAGGGTTTCGCCAGCCTTGCCCAACTTTTCCAGGGTCGGTTTGAGACCTGCCTCAGGAACCCAATCACCATCAACGAGTGGGCTGTAGAGTGATGgtggcgatgctggcaaaAGCTGATCCAGAGGAAGATCCACCAATGAATCAAGTAGACGCGAATCATCCGCTTGCAGGCTTGGTATTTGAGATAGCACATAGTCGAAGCGCTCCTGATGCCATTTCATAGGCCGCGACGCGATACCGACAGATGTTCCACTGGACAGAATGGCGCTCTGGAACTTGCGATTGGGGAAGTTGACCTGGTAATGGCATGAGGCGCCACCCGCGCTAGTTCCATGAATGGTGATGCGGCTGGATGCACCTCCGAACCCTGCGATGAAACGAGAGATCCATTCCAGCGCCTGTCTTTGGTCATGAAGTCCGTAGTTGCCAACTGCCTCACCATGAGCACGACTCCGCTCAGCCAGCTTTTCCGAAGTGAGGAATCCAAGAAGTCCCACGCGGTAATTGATGGTGACCACCACGAGTGGCTGTTCCCGAGCGAGACTTGCCCTTACTAGGTTGGTAGCATCGTAGACTTCGCGTCCAGATAGCTGGATTGATTGACTGCCGCCCATGAAAGCGCCGCCATGAATGAAGACCAATACTGGAACGTTCTGGCCTGATTCAAGAGCCTTACGTGGTGCGGTGATGGATAGGTTCAGGCAGTTGAACTCATCTTGGATGGGCTTTTCTAGGGCAGGATACCCACTAGGAGGTGGCGCCGTCCAGTACAGAGGAAAGGGCAGGACCAATTGGGGACATTCAGGTCTGATAGGACTTAGTAAGCTAAATGCTTTGTGATTATGAAGAGACTCGGTTCTGCTTACTTACCCTGATTGGCGAGCATCAAATGGCTGCGAAGGCAATGGTCCGGCTCTCAAGATGCTTTGGCGGAAGCGACCAGGAACCGACGCGAATGGGATACCGCGAAACTGAACAACATCATCGCCTCTGGCAAAGCCGATGATGCTACCCAGCTCAGGGTGGTTGAGGGTATAGTCTGATACTGCCATACTTGCTTTTAACAAAGTTGATTGCAAGGAACAGTCAATGCAGACTTTATCCTTTAAGCTGAGAGACCAGTTTTGAGCTTGCGACAGCCTTGCCGAGAGTGAATTAGCCGGTTGGGGTTGGCGGTTAAGTTTCGTCTTATACAGGTTGCAACTTAGTGGCGCTGTACTTGACCATTTTGGGAATATCCCCGTCTCCCTCGGTTGCGCATCGCGGCAACGCTTCCTTCCCCTCACATGACCTGGTGTCGCGGGTTTTGGCCCAAAGAGTGATAGAGCATCCAATAGGACACTTAGCGCGGGGATCTGTAGGAAGGTTTGCCAGGACATGGCAAAATGAGAGGCTTGAAGTCTCTGTCGCATCGTTTGATCGCGTCGAGTCTCCCCATTCCCCAGATTCCGGCCCCAGAAAACTTGCCCCAGTGTCTCCATTTTCACCAAGCTACCTCCATGTTTTCGTACCAGGCCCAGAGTATCGGAGTTAGGGTATGTATATAACTTCTCGCCCAGCCCATCGGTTGGACCCCATTACCTTGGAATTGACACTCTCAGGCCTTGAGacttttatatcctaagatCAATTGGCCCAAAATCGGTCACAATATAGTTCTCTTTCTTGTTTCCTTCCTTCAACTCCTCTAATAGGCACTCACCTCCACCTTCGCCATGACTGCCGACGTTCATCATGCATCGCCGCGAACTGATTCGTTGGCAAACTTCTTCCGGAGTCCAAAGTTGGTCTACTCCAGTAAGTTATTCTCTCCTTCATCGTGTCATAGTACGACGAACTAATACCAACTTTCAGCCTTCCTCATGGCCATGGCCTTCTTCACCTTTGGCTATGACGGTGCTATCAGCGGCGGCATCCTCGCCATGGTCCCTTTCGTCAACCAAATCTCTCACACCCGTCTCCCCAATGGCACTCCATACTTGACCTCAACCGAcatctccatcatgacaGCTCTCCCCGTCACTGGCTGTGTCCTCGGACTGCCCCTGGCAGCCCAGTTCGCCGATAAATATGGCCGCAAGAAAATGATACTTGTCGGCTGCATTTTTAGTGCTGTTGGAAGCGCCATCCAGACTGCTGCGTTTGGGCTGGCGGAGATAGTCGTCGGTCGTTGGATTGCGAGTAAGTCTTGACGAACCTGCTCCAGCTTGTCCGTGTTCACTGACGTTCTCTCTCAGATGTTGCCATCTGGCTCTTCATTGTGCTTGGCTCAACCTACATGGCCGAGATTGCACCCGAAAACGTCCGTGGCGCCATCGTCGGAACATCCATCGTCCTCATTAACACAGCAGCCATCGTCGCAAGTGGCGTCAACTGGTCCATGAGCACTGAAATGTCCGCCATGTCATTCCGTCTCCCCCTTGGCCTCGGCATCCTCTTCcctctcatcctcttcgtTGGACTCTTCTTCGTTGATGATTCACCAACCTGGTACCTTACCAAGTCTCGTGATAGCGATGCCCTTAGGTCTCTTAGAAGCGTCCGCAGTGGCTACCCAGAGGCTGAGATTTTGGCTGAGTTCGCGGCTCTAAAGGCCCAAGCGTCTATTCGTGAGGATGACTCCAAGGTTCCGTGGATCGATATCTTCCGCGGAACAAATCTCCGTCGATCTCTCTTGGCCATGTCCATCGGAAACATGCAGCAACTCTCAGGTATTGCTTTCGCAACAAACTACGCtaccatcttcctcgccacAGTCAGCGGCAACGTGTCTCCTTTCCTTCTCACCATGGTCGGCGCCATCCTCGCTTTCGCCGGCGCAGTCACCGGAATCTACCTTGTCGACAGAGTCGGACGCCGAACCCTCGCCCTCAGCACCTTCACTATGGTCTTCTGTATTGACCTCGTCGTCGGGGTCCTTGGCTTCATGGACTATACAGGAAACCCCAGCATCGCCAAGGCCATTGCGAGTATGTGCATGCTCTTCTCGTTTTTCTTCGCAGCTGGATTCGGCCCTCTGACTTATGTCGTCTCTGCTGAAATACCAACTGCTCGTCTGCGCAACAAGACCAGCTCTTTCTCATTCTTGACTCTGGCTGCTTTCTCTACTGTTGTAATCTACGTGCTGCCATATATCTCACAGCCCGATGCGTAAGTATAACTCTCTGTTTGTTACCTACCAGCATGCTAACAAGACTGTCATTGCAGAGGTAACCTTGGTCCGAAGACGTACCTCGTCTTTGCTGGTTGGATGGCCGGGTGCATCATTATTACATACCTGTACCTTCCCGAGACCAAGGGAAGAACCCCTGCTGAGCTGGATGCCATGTTTGAAG includes:
- a CDS encoding uncharacterized protein (At least one base has a quality score < 10), with protein sequence MTADVHHASPRTDSLANFFRSPKLVYSTFLMAMAFFTFGYDGAISGGILAMVPFVNQISHTRLPNGTPYLTSTDISIMTALPVTGCVLGLPLAAQFADKYGRKKMILVGCIFSAVGSAIQTAAFGLAEIVVGRWIANVAIWLFIVLGSTYMAEIAPENVRGAIVGTSIVLINTAAIVASGVNWSMSTEMSAMSFRLPLGLGILFPLILFVGLFFVDDSPTWYLTKSRDSDALRSLRSVRSGYPEAEILAEFAALKAQASIREDDSKVPWIDIFRGTNLRRSLLAMSIGNMQQLSGIAFATNYATIFLATVSGNVSPFLLTMVGAILAFAGAVTGIYLVDRVGRRTLALSTFTMVFCIDLVVGVLGFMDYTGNPSIAKAIASMCMLFSFFFAAGFGPLTYVVSAEIPTARLRNKTSSFSFLTLAAFSTVVIYVLPYISQPDAGNLGPKTYLVFAGWMAGCIIITYLYLPETKGRTPAELDAMFEARVPARKFKDYQCNLSMESYMNEEKIEAEIAHHEAKV